A window of the Coprobacter fastidiosus genome harbors these coding sequences:
- a CDS encoding acyltransferase, with amino-acid sequence MKSPINRMLRFISSIIANIKLGINIYKTIYINFRFLPFKQACKLPIWVYGKMKFGYKSGSIIIDAPVNRKMIVIGINRDRFMAPQGTFFIDVAGKIIFKGSVIMGRGCTLASQQNAVLILGKAVRISSFVKIRTYKRIEIGNFTAVTSECQIFDTNFHYMRNIKTGKVDPISKDVFIGECCWIGNRTNIMKGTVLPDNTIVSSNSLLNKDYTSTVPSYSIIGGMPARLLKTDMARVYHWEIYAELESHFSASEDSYFTYTGVEDETPYIEKSMFI; translated from the coding sequence ATGAAATCACCGATAAACAGGATGTTGAGATTTATATCAAGTATTATTGCAAATATAAAGTTGGGTATAAATATTTATAAAACTATTTATATCAATTTCCGATTTTTGCCGTTTAAGCAAGCCTGCAAATTACCTATTTGGGTTTATGGGAAAATGAAATTTGGTTATAAATCAGGGTCGATAATCATTGATGCTCCGGTTAATCGAAAAATGATAGTGATCGGTATAAATAGAGATCGTTTTATGGCACCGCAAGGAACTTTCTTTATAGATGTTGCCGGAAAAATAATTTTCAAAGGATCTGTAATTATGGGGAGAGGGTGCACTCTCGCTAGTCAGCAGAATGCAGTTTTGATTTTAGGTAAGGCTGTGAGAATATCGAGCTTTGTTAAAATAAGGACTTATAAAAGAATTGAGATAGGCAATTTTACTGCGGTAACTTCTGAATGTCAGATTTTTGATACCAATTTTCATTATATGCGTAATATAAAAACCGGAAAAGTAGACCCTATATCAAAAGATGTTTTTATCGGGGAATGTTGTTGGATAGGGAATCGGACGAATATTATGAAGGGAACTGTTTTGCCGGATAATACGATTGTTTCGTCTAATAGTTTATTGAATAAAGATTATACCTCTACCGTACCGTCATATTCTATTATTGGCGGTATGCCGGCACGTTTGTTAAAGACCGATATGGCTCGAGTCTATCATTGGGAAATATATGCCGAATTGGAATCGCATTTTTCGGCTTCGGAAGATTCTTATTTTACATATACCGGAGTAGAAGATGAAACTCCTTATATTGAAAAATCTATGTTTATTTAA
- a CDS encoding lipopolysaccharide biosynthesis protein, with product MAASLQRKAFWGMVWNFAESFSLQIIQFIIGIFMARILQPSDYGMVGMLSIFLTISNMLITSGFYRALIQKKDRTAIDYSTVFYFNIVVGIILYLVLFFSSPYIALFYNVPILEDLTKVIAIPLILNSLSQVQNAKFAIEMNFKMLSKISIITAIITGISSLYMAYSGFGVWSIAYSSVIGESSRCILLWFFANWTPLWKFSWKSFREMFSFGSKMFASGLLESIYNNLYTLIIGKKFATTELGYYTRANGYAQLPVATFNNALSKVTFPMFCEVQKDDERMILLYHKLLRFTAFIIFPIMMLFIVLARPLILFMITDKWESCVILLQILCLSYVWHPVQIVNINLLQAKGRADVTLKIDILKKGIGVLVLCLTIPLGVVAMCIGLIVVSLISTLINIYFTKRIMHIEILSQVKDLCPPLLYSLFMMIITYFATSLIPQNGLRIFVGGVVGIVTYFFVAYLFRSKELQYLFEFINKKKSI from the coding sequence ATGGCAGCTTCTTTACAGAGAAAGGCCTTTTGGGGAATGGTTTGGAATTTTGCAGAGAGTTTTTCTTTGCAGATTATACAGTTTATTATAGGCATTTTTATGGCCCGTATCCTTCAGCCTTCAGATTATGGGATGGTTGGTATGTTGTCGATCTTTTTGACAATATCCAATATGCTGATTACTTCGGGTTTCTATAGAGCGTTGATACAGAAAAAAGATCGTACGGCAATCGATTATTCTACTGTGTTTTATTTTAATATTGTGGTGGGGATAATTTTATATCTGGTATTATTTTTTTCTTCTCCTTATATTGCTCTGTTTTATAATGTTCCTATTTTAGAAGATCTTACCAAAGTTATAGCAATTCCTCTCATTTTAAATTCGTTATCCCAAGTCCAAAATGCTAAGTTCGCTATTGAAATGAATTTTAAGATGTTGTCCAAAATATCCATTATAACTGCTATTATTACCGGTATTTCTAGCTTGTATATGGCATATTCGGGATTTGGCGTTTGGTCGATAGCCTATTCTTCTGTTATTGGAGAATCTTCTCGATGCATTCTATTGTGGTTTTTTGCAAATTGGACTCCGTTATGGAAATTTTCTTGGAAATCGTTTAGAGAAATGTTTTCATTTGGTTCTAAAATGTTTGCATCCGGTTTGTTAGAGTCTATTTATAATAACTTATATACTTTGATAATTGGTAAGAAATTTGCGACTACAGAATTGGGATATTATACAAGGGCGAATGGGTATGCCCAGTTACCTGTTGCTACATTCAATAATGCGTTATCTAAAGTTACTTTTCCGATGTTTTGTGAAGTACAGAAGGACGATGAAAGGATGATTTTATTATACCATAAATTATTACGCTTTACGGCATTTATTATATTCCCTATAATGATGCTGTTCATAGTATTAGCTCGGCCATTGATATTATTTATGATAACAGACAAATGGGAATCATGTGTGATATTATTACAAATACTTTGTCTTTCTTATGTCTGGCATCCTGTTCAAATTGTAAATATAAACCTGTTACAAGCTAAAGGACGGGCCGATGTCACTTTAAAGATTGATATTTTAAAAAAAGGTATAGGAGTGTTAGTTTTATGTCTTACTATTCCTTTAGGGGTTGTTGCGATGTGTATCGGGCTGATAGTCGTTTCTTTGATAAGTACTTTAATAAATATTTATTTTACCAAGAGAATAATGCATATTGAAATATTATCACAAGTAAAAGATTTATGTCCTCCATTGCTTTATTCTCTTTTTATGATGATTATAACATATTTTGCAACATCATTGATCCCTCAAAATGGGCTGAGGATATTTGTGGGAGGAGTAGTCGGCATTGTCACTTATTTTTTTGTCGCATATTTATTTAGGTCAAAAGAGCTTCAATATCTGTTTGAGTTTATAAATAAAAAGAAATCGATATGA
- a CDS encoding DNA/RNA non-specific endonuclease, with the protein MAKKKRKKKKSINWSVRFLWIFFWITILLLFAYYFRLEIKSALSTFSTKIERLGEANRKPDIRYKNLELPLPLEDRAEQIIKHEGYTVSYNKNWRLPNWVAYELTRDELRGTVSRTDKFVVDPYVNGVSATNADYRRSGFDRGHMAPAADMTWSETAMKESFYFSNMCPQNPGLNRGAWKDLEESIRKWVKKDSAIAIVCGPLVDKRDTTIGRNEVKIPHAFFKVIVSPYVTTPRGIGFVFKNEKEDAPLSAYVVSIDSVEALTGMDFFSELPDELENRLESQNNIFDWEL; encoded by the coding sequence ATGGCTAAAAAAAAACGGAAAAAGAAAAAATCTATAAACTGGTCGGTCAGGTTTCTCTGGATATTTTTCTGGATTACGATTTTACTCCTGTTTGCTTATTATTTCCGCTTAGAAATAAAGTCTGCATTATCAACTTTTTCTACTAAAATTGAGCGATTAGGTGAAGCGAACCGGAAACCGGATATTAGGTATAAAAATTTGGAACTGCCGCTTCCGTTAGAAGATCGGGCAGAACAAATTATTAAGCATGAAGGTTATACTGTATCGTACAATAAAAATTGGCGTCTGCCTAATTGGGTAGCTTATGAATTGACTCGTGATGAATTACGGGGAACGGTATCAAGAACAGATAAATTTGTAGTAGACCCCTATGTAAACGGTGTCAGCGCGACAAATGCCGACTATCGTAGAAGTGGTTTTGATCGAGGACACATGGCTCCCGCTGCAGACATGACATGGAGTGAAACAGCAATGAAGGAATCTTTTTATTTCTCGAATATGTGTCCGCAAAATCCCGGACTAAATCGAGGGGCATGGAAAGACTTGGAGGAGAGTATCCGAAAATGGGTGAAAAAAGACAGTGCTATAGCAATAGTGTGCGGACCATTGGTCGATAAACGGGATACAACGATCGGACGAAATGAAGTAAAAATACCTCATGCCTTTTTTAAAGTTATCGTATCTCCTTATGTAACTACTCCGAGAGGAATCGGATTTGTATTTAAAAATGAAAAAGAAGACGCGCCATTGTCTGCATATGTCGTATCGATAGATAGTGTGGAAGCGCTTACCGGAATGGATTTTTTTTCGGAACTTCCTGATGAACTTGAGAACCGTTTGGAATCGCAAAACAATATCTTCGATTGGGAATTATAA
- the mnmE gene encoding tRNA uridine-5-carboxymethylaminomethyl(34) synthesis GTPase MnmE — MITNDTICAISTAPGIGGIAVIRISGKDAVLITERVYKPVRKERLLTDQKPYTLSYGNIIDEKGMIIDEVMVARFVAPHSFTGEDTIEISCHGSLYIQQQIIALLIRNGCRSALPGEFTQRAFVNGKMDLSQAEAVADLIASTSASAHRLALNQMRGGFSNELAKLRTQLLDFASLIELELDFSEEEVEFADRSKLIDLALHIKMVICKLADSFKVGNAIKNGIPTAIIGETNAGKSTLLNCLLHEDRALVSDIHGTTRDVIEDTTVLQGITFRFIDTAGIRDTQDKIESMGIERTFRKLDQAVIILWMIDATGMNENIIRSAGRIIQHCEGKTLFVLLNKTDKLTGQECEEKRELVESLIPLKHSILFISAKTNQGIDYLENQLVTAASLPETGTDDVIVTNARHYEALLHAQEAISRVLDGLHSGISGDFLAQDIRECMHYLGEITGQISTDEILGNIFSKFCIGK; from the coding sequence ATGATAACGAATGATACTATATGTGCAATATCGACTGCACCCGGAATAGGCGGAATCGCAGTAATCCGTATAAGCGGGAAAGATGCGGTTTTGATAACTGAACGTGTATATAAGCCCGTAAGAAAGGAGCGCCTGTTGACAGATCAAAAGCCTTATACACTGAGTTACGGTAACATTATAGATGAAAAAGGCATGATTATAGATGAGGTTATGGTAGCTCGATTTGTTGCTCCGCATTCTTTTACTGGAGAAGATACGATCGAAATATCTTGCCATGGCTCACTCTATATTCAACAACAAATTATTGCATTATTGATTCGAAACGGATGTCGTTCTGCGCTTCCAGGAGAGTTTACACAACGGGCATTTGTCAACGGAAAAATGGATCTTTCTCAGGCCGAAGCGGTAGCAGACCTCATCGCTTCAACGTCAGCATCTGCACATCGCCTGGCATTGAATCAGATGCGGGGAGGCTTTAGTAATGAATTGGCAAAACTTCGCACTCAATTACTCGATTTTGCTTCATTAATAGAATTGGAGCTTGATTTCAGTGAGGAGGAAGTCGAATTTGCCGACCGCTCAAAACTGATAGATCTTGCATTACACATAAAAATGGTAATCTGTAAATTAGCAGACTCATTTAAGGTAGGTAATGCCATAAAGAACGGAATACCTACAGCTATCATCGGAGAAACGAATGCCGGAAAATCTACCCTGCTTAATTGTTTGTTGCATGAAGACCGGGCATTAGTGTCGGACATACATGGAACGACTCGGGATGTCATTGAAGACACAACTGTTTTACAGGGTATCACATTCCGCTTTATTGATACGGCGGGTATAAGGGATACCCAGGACAAAATAGAAAGTATGGGAATAGAGCGTACTTTTAGAAAACTTGATCAGGCTGTTATAATATTGTGGATGATTGATGCTACCGGAATGAATGAAAATATTATACGCTCTGCCGGGCGCATTATACAGCATTGTGAAGGAAAAACTTTATTTGTTTTGCTAAATAAAACGGATAAACTAACCGGACAAGAGTGTGAAGAAAAAAGAGAATTAGTGGAATCTTTAATTCCTCTTAAACATTCAATCCTATTCATTTCAGCCAAAACAAATCAAGGAATAGACTATTTAGAAAACCAATTAGTAACAGCAGCTTCATTACCGGAAACGGGAACAGATGATGTAATAGTTACCAATGCCCGCCATTATGAAGCTTTACTTCATGCTCAAGAAGCTATATCTCGTGTATTAGATGGACTACATTCGGGTATTTCCGGAGATTTCTTGGCTCAAGACATACGAGAGTGCATGCATTATCTTGGAGAAATAACCGGACAAATTTCTACCGATGAAATACTTGGAAATATTTTTAGTAAATTTTGTATCGGCAAGTAG
- a CDS encoding helix-turn-helix domain-containing protein, producing the protein MEVKRICQWCGKPFMAKKTTTNYCSPQCSKRGYKHRMKERRMEMREFQEMMEVKNKLESQEYFTFSQAARLMGVSRQYVYKLVKEDKLRASRLSSRMSLIRRTDIELMLKTKPYEVLRPKDEFDVTEYYTAEQIAEKYKVNAKWVWTYTRQNNVPKVRIRQFNYYSKKHIDAAFAKYKTDDALTEWYTPEEIEKNYGMTRVAIRSHVYRNNIPSKKEHGQIFYSKLHFDLSKKTTEDDSSEYYTVQEAMKKYSLTRDSVYGILQFHEIKREKKGRFVRFLKVEFDHIMGAR; encoded by the coding sequence ATGGAAGTAAAAAGAATCTGCCAGTGGTGCGGCAAGCCTTTCATGGCAAAAAAGACCACTACCAATTATTGTAGTCCGCAATGTTCCAAAAGAGGTTATAAACACCGGATGAAGGAACGTAGAATGGAAATGCGCGAATTTCAGGAAATGATGGAAGTAAAGAACAAACTGGAGAGCCAGGAATACTTTACCTTTTCTCAAGCAGCCAGACTAATGGGCGTTTCTCGCCAGTATGTCTATAAACTGGTAAAGGAGGACAAACTTCGTGCATCAAGGTTAAGTTCAAGAATGTCGCTCATCAGAAGAACCGACATCGAACTGATGCTGAAAACAAAACCTTATGAAGTTCTCAGACCAAAAGATGAATTTGACGTTACCGAGTATTATACAGCTGAACAGATTGCGGAAAAGTACAAAGTCAACGCCAAATGGGTGTGGACCTATACCCGGCAAAACAATGTTCCCAAGGTCAGAATCCGCCAGTTCAATTATTACAGTAAAAAGCACATAGATGCGGCATTTGCCAAATATAAGACGGATGACGCCTTGACAGAATGGTACACTCCGGAAGAAATCGAGAAAAACTATGGGATGACACGTGTAGCCATCCGTTCACATGTTTACCGCAACAACATCCCTTCAAAGAAAGAGCACGGCCAGATATTCTACTCAAAACTTCACTTCGATCTGTCCAAGAAGACAACCGAAGATGATTCTTCAGAATATTATACCGTGCAGGAAGCCATGAAGAAGTATAGTCTCACACGGGATTCAGTTTACGGCATTCTGCAATTCCACGAAATAAAACGGGAGAAGAAAGGGCGCTTTGTGAGATTCCTGAAAGTGGAATTTGACCACATTATGGGCGCCAGATAA
- a CDS encoding site-specific integrase — protein MSECKTVTLRTRPLKNGMLSFYLDYYPGYRDQETMKTIRHEGLNIYIYANPKNQRERDFNATMSEKAEAIRCRRFESIVNERYDFFDKRKYKADFLEYYRKQLPKHDQKWEFVYQHFYNFVHGKCTFEEIDVELCNKFREYLLNARQLKRDGYITQNSASGYWSTFRGFLKILYRNRLIKSNINDFLEKIEPEDVVKDYLSVEDLYCLAETPCKIPVLKTASLFSCLTSLRLSDILTLCWEEIVDFAAGGKCVHTITQKTKTEDIIPISDEALKLIEYSPEKKGLVFKGLKRCWTQVPMKEWIRSAGITKNITFHSYRRTFATLQGAAGTDIRTIQSMMAHKSITTTQRYMKVVDSNKREASNKITLKRKE, from the coding sequence ATGTCAGAATGTAAAACTGTAACTTTGAGAACCCGCCCGTTAAAAAATGGTATGCTTTCCTTCTATTTGGACTATTATCCGGGCTACCGTGACCAGGAAACAATGAAAACTATCCGTCACGAAGGTTTGAACATTTATATCTATGCAAATCCGAAGAATCAGCGGGAACGTGACTTCAATGCAACCATGTCAGAGAAAGCAGAAGCCATCCGATGCCGTCGCTTTGAATCTATCGTAAACGAACGCTATGATTTCTTCGACAAGAGGAAATATAAGGCAGATTTTCTAGAATACTACCGTAAGCAACTTCCCAAGCACGACCAGAAATGGGAATTCGTTTATCAGCACTTCTATAACTTCGTACATGGCAAATGTACTTTCGAAGAAATTGATGTGGAGCTGTGCAACAAGTTTCGTGAATATCTGCTCAATGCCAGACAGCTAAAACGGGATGGATATATTACACAAAACTCAGCGTCCGGCTACTGGTCCACATTCAGAGGATTCCTGAAGATTCTCTACCGCAATCGGCTGATCAAGTCAAACATAAATGATTTTCTGGAAAAGATTGAACCGGAAGATGTGGTAAAGGACTATCTGAGTGTAGAGGATTTGTACTGTCTGGCTGAAACACCATGCAAGATACCAGTTCTAAAAACCGCTTCCCTCTTTTCGTGCCTGACCAGTTTGAGACTCAGTGACATACTTACTCTCTGCTGGGAGGAAATTGTTGATTTTGCAGCAGGAGGAAAATGTGTACACACCATCACACAGAAGACAAAGACGGAAGACATCATCCCCATTAGTGATGAAGCCCTGAAGCTGATAGAATACTCACCTGAGAAGAAGGGTTTGGTATTCAAAGGTCTGAAAAGGTGCTGGACCCAGGTTCCCATGAAGGAATGGATTCGTTCTGCCGGAATCACCAAGAATATAACATTCCATTCGTATCGTAGAACATTCGCAACCCTGCAAGGGGCGGCTGGAACCGACATCCGTACCATACAAAGTATGATGGCTCACAAGAGCATAACCACGACCCAAAGGTACATGAAAGTAGTGGACAGCAACAAGCGTGAAGCGAGCAATAAGATTACCCTAAAAAGGAAAGAATAG
- a CDS encoding DNA methyltransferase has product MKASDFAKANLTVISDTQLKNLTDSYDAIILNTSFEVNDIGKTSNEAQILEFVNQTIKTIDIAKNLLKDGGLLFVYGLTNYLAYFGEYLDKLNNQEKVDYHYLFKYWIACEFGASATENSIPTSHIGLLMYLKSKSKKSVTPFNLNTKFVRIPYKNCIHCGQNTKDWGGKKHLLNPLGTAISDVWHFIEFPVKDANKLPKPVIDRILLLLSEGNEVLAVEQTAESLNLPKQEENISIFEPQKQIDHLDTVVHSDCIAYLKKLKEKYPQGSFDLAFADPPYNLAKNYSTYKDDKEDQKYINWCNEWLGGMCDNLKPGGSLLVLNIPKWAIHHFTFLNKRLLFKNWIVWDALSTPAGKLLPAHYSLLYFVKEGGIPTVNIDKLQYIDSRDYCLRAKCVKERKDSGDDEKELLSDIWQDVYRIKHKKDRDNHPCQLPIKLMKRIIELFTNEGDVIFDPFGGAGTSAIAAKLLGRHYVITELDKNYVEIAKKNISKVVPDLMGNLYYQRESVSNAPKPTNLAKNQFEKKV; this is encoded by the coding sequence ATGAAGGCGTCAGACTTTGCAAAAGCAAACTTAACAGTAATTTCAGATACTCAACTCAAAAATCTAACTGATTCGTATGATGCAATTATTCTAAATACTTCATTCGAAGTCAATGATATAGGTAAAACGTCAAATGAAGCACAAATATTAGAATTTGTTAATCAGACTATAAAGACCATCGATATAGCAAAGAATTTATTAAAAGACGGCGGATTATTGTTCGTGTATGGTTTGACTAACTATCTGGCATATTTTGGCGAATACTTAGACAAACTTAATAATCAAGAGAAAGTCGATTACCACTATCTTTTTAAATATTGGATTGCTTGTGAGTTTGGCGCTAGTGCTACTGAAAACAGTATTCCGACATCCCATATCGGTCTTTTAATGTATCTTAAATCAAAGAGCAAAAAAAGTGTTACTCCGTTCAATTTAAATACCAAATTTGTAAGAATACCATATAAAAATTGCATTCATTGCGGTCAGAACACAAAAGATTGGGGAGGGAAAAAGCATTTGCTCAATCCTTTGGGTACAGCAATCTCCGACGTATGGCATTTTATTGAATTTCCTGTTAAAGACGCAAACAAATTACCAAAACCGGTAATAGATAGAATATTATTACTTTTATCAGAAGGAAATGAAGTCCTGGCGGTAGAACAGACCGCTGAATCATTAAACTTACCCAAACAAGAAGAAAACATCTCTATTTTTGAACCGCAAAAGCAGATAGATCATTTGGATACTGTCGTACACTCCGACTGTATAGCATATCTTAAAAAATTGAAAGAAAAATATCCGCAGGGTAGCTTTGATTTAGCTTTTGCCGATCCACCATATAATTTGGCCAAAAATTACTCTACATATAAAGATGATAAAGAAGATCAAAAATACATCAATTGGTGTAATGAATGGCTTGGAGGAATGTGCGATAATCTTAAGCCCGGAGGTTCTTTACTGGTCTTAAATATCCCGAAATGGGCAATTCATCATTTCACTTTTTTGAATAAGAGACTACTTTTCAAAAATTGGATTGTTTGGGACGCATTGTCAACTCCAGCAGGCAAATTATTGCCTGCTCATTACTCATTATTATACTTTGTTAAAGAAGGCGGTATACCCACTGTCAATATAGACAAACTTCAATATATAGACAGTCGAGATTATTGCTTGAGAGCAAAATGTGTAAAGGAAAGAAAAGATAGTGGAGATGATGAAAAAGAACTGCTTTCAGATATTTGGCAAGATGTATATAGGATAAAACATAAAAAAGACCGGGATAATCATCCTTGTCAGCTTCCTATAAAATTGATGAAAAGAATAATAGAGTTGTTTACAAATGAAGGAGATGTGATCTTTGACCCTTTTGGAGGTGCCGGAACATCCGCTATCGCAGCTAAGCTCTTAGGTAGGCATTATGTTATTACCGAGTTAGACAAGAATTATGTTGAAATTGCAAAGAAAAATATCTCAAAGGTAGTACCAGATCTAATGGGTAACTTGTATTATCAAAGAGAATCCGTTTCAAATGCTCCGAAGCCGACAAACTTAGCAAAGAACCAATTTGAAAAAAAGGTATAA
- a CDS encoding DUF3846 domain-containing protein yields the protein MEKIYKANGEVLDIEPKNGRDFQLKELQTIVGGLIQIIEINDTEIMIIIKEGKLENLPFERASNGYLSETSL from the coding sequence ATGGAGAAGATTTATAAAGCAAACGGTGAAGTGTTAGACATAGAGCCGAAGAATGGACGAGACTTTCAGTTAAAAGAGTTACAAACAATCGTAGGTGGTTTAATTCAGATTATCGAAATAAACGATACCGAGATAATGATAATAATTAAAGAGGGAAAACTTGAAAATCTTCCTTTTGAACGAGCAAGCAACGGCTATTTATCAGAAACAAGTTTATGA
- a CDS encoding DUF6680 family protein — MSNMEFIQLLIGIGQILAVAVIPIIIWFGGIKYQNRKAKRDAQLNLFLTLMANRKSNPITKEWVDALNTIDVVFQDNHKVRHAWREYLDSLNEKSPHFQSNNAFLLDLLSEMAMVLGYKNLKQTEIDRFYSPKYFGSQMSRQEILFQENLRVLMHSKNCSEGFSEEEYQTHYNELIERDGNV; from the coding sequence ATGAGTAATATGGAATTTATTCAGTTGTTGATAGGTATTGGGCAAATTTTAGCCGTAGCCGTTATTCCTATCATTATTTGGTTTGGAGGCATTAAATATCAAAACCGAAAAGCTAAAAGAGACGCACAATTGAACTTGTTTCTCACATTGATGGCTAATAGAAAATCTAACCCTATAACTAAGGAATGGGTTGATGCTCTAAATACCATCGATGTCGTTTTTCAAGATAATCATAAGGTTAGACACGCTTGGAGAGAATATCTTGATAGTCTGAATGAAAAATCCCCGCATTTCCAGAGTAACAATGCTTTTCTTCTTGATTTGCTTTCTGAGATGGCAATGGTTCTTGGGTACAAAAATCTGAAGCAGACCGAAATTGACCGTTTTTATTCTCCGAAGTATTTTGGTTCACAAATGAGTCGTCAGGAAATACTATTTCAGGAGAATTTGCGCGTACTAATGCACTCAAAGAATTGTTCCGAAGGTTTCTCTGAGGAAGAATATCAGACACATTATAACGAGTTGATTGAAAGAGATGGGAATGTTTAA
- a CDS encoding FimB/Mfa2 family fimbrial subunit: MTITATVGDKFTLPVGTRCEAEFYDAEGKKLDCKKMIASASERSFNIGAELDKSKQYTCLLWFDNGYYGYDISEGLKSIKMSTKPALAFYGKLEFNSETTTHSIEMKPAVAQVVLKLNNVVQTGSGLFSVSEATPINYVFDVNAGTAISTDEIYIPKTVFLLNNSGKVAEFYTFTPDGGITVNLQVNYNDKSKTTENVTLQKGRVTTLEGDSEALDFSTSITNMPETDVHTEM; encoded by the coding sequence GTGACTATTACAGCCACGGTTGGTGATAAATTTACTTTGCCTGTCGGAACACGTTGCGAAGCCGAATTTTATGATGCGGAAGGGAAGAAACTTGATTGTAAAAAGATGATAGCTTCTGCATCGGAACGTTCCTTTAATATCGGTGCCGAATTAGACAAGAGCAAACAATATACATGCTTGCTATGGTTTGATAACGGATATTACGGTTACGATATAAGCGAAGGACTGAAAAGCATTAAGATGAGCACTAAACCAGCTCTTGCTTTCTATGGCAAATTAGAGTTCAATTCCGAAACTACTACGCATAGTATCGAAATGAAGCCAGCCGTGGCGCAAGTCGTTTTGAAGTTGAACAACGTGGTTCAAACTGGCTCAGGTCTCTTCTCGGTTTCAGAAGCCACTCCAATAAATTATGTCTTTGATGTTAATGCTGGAACTGCTATTAGTACGGATGAAATCTATATTCCTAAAACGGTCTTTCTTCTAAACAATTCAGGGAAAGTGGCGGAGTTTTATACTTTCACTCCTGATGGTGGTATAACCGTAAATCTGCAAGTAAACTACAATGACAAGTCTAAAACCACGGAGAATGTCACGCTTCAAAAAGGACGTGTTACTACGTTGGAAGGTGATTCGGAAGCGTTGGATTTCAGTACCAGTATAACCAATATGCCCGAAACTGACGTGCATACTGAAATGTAA
- the trxA gene encoding thioredoxin translates to MLSQITDENYKEILKSDKLVIIDVYATWCKPCSVIAPILDKLSEEYSEKVLIGKYNIEDEVELCEKYNILSIPTLLFFRNGKMIDKCIGSFVTSTIREKINNL, encoded by the coding sequence ATGCTATCGCAAATTACAGATGAAAATTATAAGGAGATATTAAAATCCGACAAGTTGGTAATTATTGACGTTTATGCAACTTGGTGTAAGCCGTGTTCTGTTATTGCGCCAATCTTGGATAAGTTATCAGAAGAATATTCAGAGAAAGTTTTGATTGGAAAATATAATATAGAGGATGAGGTGGAGTTGTGCGAAAAATATAATATTCTCAGCATCCCTACTTTATTATTTTTCAGAAATGGGAAAATGATAGATAAGTGTATAGGTTCTTTTGTAACCTCTACTATAAGAGAAAAGATAAATAATTTATAA